TGATGACCCGGTCCGTACAGACCGTTACCGGACTTGAATATAGGCTGGCTGCGTTTGCTCCATGATGCCGGATTCAGCAGATCGCTGGTTGTGCTGGCTGTGATGAGGCCCAGGCAATAGTCGTTGGTCCAGCTTCCGCTTGCCGAGTATACCAGATTGATGAGACCGTTTCGCACCATCACCTGAGGCCCTTCGTTTACATGCGGGGAATGGTTCGTTTCCCAGCTGTGGGTAGGCCTTGCGATTTCAACGCGATTCGAATCGATCGTCCAGGGATTGCTCATGCGGGCGATATACAAATTCTGCCGGACGTTGGTGTCGCCTTCCCAGCCGGACCATATAAAATACAGCTGACCGCCTGTTTGCAGCACCGTGCCGTCAATCGCCCATTTATTCGTCGGGTCCGTAATTTGGCCCTTATACTGCCAGGTTCCCTGCATCGGATCCGCCGACGTGTTCTCCATGACATACATGCGGTGATTGACGTTATCCCCGTCATCCTTGGCATAGTAGATGTACCAGGCGCCATTGATGTAATGCAATTCGGGAGCCCAGATGCTGCAGCAGCCCGTTTCGACGACCGTCGTCGGAGCTGCATCGATCGTGGTAAGCTGTGCGGACTTCCATATGGTCACATTTCCGCCGGTCGTTTTCGTGAAGTAATAGAAGCCGTCGGTGTGTTTATATACCCATGGATCCGCCCCCTCCTGCATGACCACGTTGTAGAAGTTATTTTGAAGCGTAGCCGCATGTGTCGCCTGACCTATAGGAAGAATAAGGAATGCGCATATCGTGAGCAATAATTTATTCCGGTAATTCACCTTCATCCTTCGTCACGTTCCTTTCGGATAATCTGCAATCATACACCACGCAGAAATGTAACACCGCCTACTTCGATAACGGTCATGATACCGGCTCAATCTTCAATCGCGGCCTTGCGGGAATTGATGCGGCGAATCACTTCGGGATCGAATTTTGGACGTCTGTCATAGGTATACAATCCGTTCACTTCCTGCTCCACGTCGTACAGCTGGGTATAACAAAATCCGAACATTTTCGGATGATCCAGCAGCACATTCGTTAAGCCCGCATAGCGCGTTAGAAACGCTTCTTCGGAGGTCGGCCTGTCGCCGTAACCCCAGGACTTCTCGTCTTTTTGGTCCGGATTCCACCATATGCCGCCATATTCGCTGATGAAATAAGGCTGGCCTTCATACTGCTGCCGATTCGGGAAGCTATTGTACACCTCTCCGCCGTTCTTCATCGGCTCATATCGTTCCTTGAATGTCTCCGGGTTCTGGTCGTAATCATGGATATCGAAAATATCCGTCACGACATGGAAGTTACCGCTCGTATCAATGACGGGACGCGTCGGATCCATCTTTTTCGATACTTCGTACACAATGCGCAGCACTTCGTTATTTTGCTTGGCGCCGTCACGGTCCCATGTCTCGTTAAAAGGACACCAGCCGATGAGAGCAGGATGATTGAAATCGCGTTCCATGCCTTCGAGCCATTCCGGGAGAAAATGTGACAGCCCCTCCGTTGTGGTAATGTCCAATCCCCAATTTGCATGTTCTCCCCACACCAGATACCCTAAACGGTCCGCCCAGTATAGAAAGCGCGGTTCAAACATCTTCTCGTGAAGCCTTGCGCCGTTAAAGCCGAGTCCCATCGAAATTTCGATGTCTTTGCGGAGATCCTCATCGCTTGGGGCGGTGTAGACCCCATCCTGATAGAAACCTTGATCCAGCACAAGGCGCTGAAACACGGATTTGCCGTTGATGCGGAAGGCCATGCCGTCCAGCATGACGGTTCTAAGCCCGAAATAGGATTGGACCTTATCGCTAACCTGATCCCGTCCTTGCAGGGTTAATTCCAGATCGTACAGCCTCGCCTGACCCACCTCCCACAAGTGAACCTCCGCCAATGGAATGGTAAGTTTGACGGACGGCCCGGATACGACCGCACTGGCGTTCCCTACAGGTTTTCCCTCATACAGAGCGGAGGCGCTCAGTTTATGTCCCACAGCATTTCCGCATATCTTTACTTCAAGGTGCGCGCAGGCATTATCGGGATCACCCACTATTTTCATGTCGGACAAATAGGCCTCCGGCACTCGCTCCAACCATACCGTCTGCCAAATCCCCGTCGTACGGGTGTAATCACAACCATGCGAGTGAAACCGCCCGCTTTGTTTCCCGCGCGGCTGGCGTCCGGAACGGACGTCGTCTTCCGCACAGACGGTAATCACGTTCTTGCCCGGTATCACATGCGACGTAATATCAAAGCTAAAAGGCGTATATCCTCCGCGATGCATTCCTACGGATACACCGTTTACCCATACTTCCGTCTCGTAATCCACAGCTCCGAAGTGAAGCAGGATGCTGCCTTTCCATTCTTCAGGCACGGTAAAATCGCGTTTGTACCATACAGCTGCCATGAAATCCTTATATTCAACGCCGGACAGCTTACTTTCGGGGCAGAAGGGAACGGTGATCGTTCCGGATAGATCATGTCCCGGCTCATGGAATCCGCGCTCCTTCCCGCTTTTCCCATGATCGATTTCGAATTGCCAAGCACCGTTCAGATTAATCCATTCAGGTCTTACCCATTGCGGGCGGGGGTATTCCGAACGCGGCAGTGTTAATTCTGTCATGTTTAACTCCTTCTTTTAGGTTTAATTTGTCGGTATTTATCTGTTACCCGGCTGTCACCTATGGCTTTAGCCTCGGCTTTCCTTCACGTACAGCCTGCTGGTCTCTTCCCAGATTTCATTTGGCTCAAGACTGAAACACCCGATTTCTTCGACTTCCATGTCCATATTGGGCGCATTGACCAGATTGATCTGCGGCTCAGGACAAAAGAAACCCTCGGTCGCTTCGTTGTTCCAGATCATCCATTGTTTATAGGAGGTGCCTACGTCATAAACCAGCATCAGTTTCTCCGCCCGATCGGTAAGCTCCATCCGGTTTCTTCCATTTTGAGCTACAGCGGTATAATGATTGTCCATACTTTCGAAGAAGGGGTAAACGCCTGCTCCTTGCATGACCTGCTCGTTAGCGGATAGCTCCTGATAGGATCCGGTGGGCAGCATTCGCCCATCCAGCTCCCACCGCTTCCCGACGGTCAGCTTTAAGCGGTAATCCCGGGCGTCGCCTCCATTGGTAAATGGCGCGTTGATGGACGTATGGAACGCCAGCAAACACGGCATGGCTTCTTGGCCTGTATTGGTAATCGTTACCCGCTGGGATAGCCCCTGCCGGCTTAAGCCATACCGAAGCTGAATATGGAACCGGAACGGGAAGCTTTGGAATACCGGATGCTGTTCATCCACGTGGACAGACACGGTCACATAAGCTTCCTGCCCGGAATGCCCGTATTCATCGACCTCCCATGGAATGTTGTACAGAAATCCATGCAGATGATGACCGGTTGCCTCTTCATTGACCGGCAGCTGATGGACTTTGCCGTTCCACCGGAACTGGCCGTCTTTATAGCGGTTCGGGGGAAACAATACCGGAATGCCATGAATCATCGGCCTTGCTTTGAATCCCGGCATTTCCTCCGACGTCGGCTCATGCAGAAACCGATAGCCCTTATCGAGGTCCCGGAACGATATCAAATTCCCGCCGATATCCGGAAGCATGATGGCCTCATAACCCCCGGCTCTCAAATAAACTGCTCGCTCGTTATGGTATACGCCTTCGTAGGCATTCGTCCCTTCCATTTCTCCACCTCCTATTTACCCGTCATGATGTTGCGAATGGTTTCAAGCGGCGCCTTCGGCTTACGGTCATACGTCAGCAAACCGTTGATTTCCTGCTCAACATCCGTCAGCTGCGTATAGCAATATCCCTGGATCACCGGGGATGAAAACATCGGATCCACTACGGCCTTGAGCCGGATCAGGAAGTCCTCCTCGTTCTCGGCGCCGGAATACCCCCAGCCCTCCCAATCGCTCTTCTTAAAGGCTATCCCGCCAAACTCCGATACCAGAATGGGTTGGCCTTCGTAAGAAGCGCCGCCGACGAATATTCTCCTGTTCGCCGGCATGGCTTCCACCGCGGAAGCGGCTGTTGCATACCGCTCCTCCAGCACTTCCTGGCGGCTCTCGTAGTCATGAATAGTAACCAGGTCGGTGGTCATATGCTCCCACCCGTCGTTGTAAACAACCGGCCTGCTATCGTCCAATGACTTCGTTAAATGATACATGGCAAGCCCATGCTGCTGCTGACGCTTATCCATCTGAACATTGGGAACGCCCCAACTCTCATTGAGCGGAACCCAGGTGACGATGCAAGGATGGTTATAGTCCCGCTCGATGATCTCCTGCCATTCCGCCGTGAAGCGGCGAACATAGGACTCGGAATATTCATACGCGTTAGCCGCCTCGCTCCATAACAGCAAGCCGAGCTGGTCGCACCAGTACAAGAACCTTGGGTCCTCCGTCTTCTGGTGCTTTCTCACGCCGTTGAATCCCATTTCCTTCGCCAGCTCCACATCGCGCTTCAAAGCCTCGTCTGAAGGAGCCGTCAGAATTCCCTCAGGGAAATACCCCTGATCCAGCACCAGCCTTTGGAAATACGGGCGGTTATTCAGGCACAGCTTGCCGTTCTCGATCGATACCTTCCGCATCCCGAAATAACTGGATACTTGATCGACAACGTTCCCATCTTGAACAACGCGAAACTCGATGGTATACAAGTTCGGAAACTCGGGGCTCCAGAGGCGTCCCAGGCCATGATCCGTAAAATCGCTCAGCCCTATAGTCCGGAGCTGTTCCGCATTTCGGATCGTATACTGATCCTCGGCAACCAATTCACCCTTATACGATATGGTGATCTGCAGCTTAAAATCCTCTGTAGATTTATAGCCGTCAAGGAATGTCCGGATGCGAATTTCGTTCCGGTCAATGTCAGGCGTCATCATCGCTTTGCTCAGATGTACCGGGGATACCGGCTCTATCCACACACTCTGCCAGATGCCAGTCGTACGGGTATAGAAAATGCTTGCCGAATGCTCAAGCCAATATTGTTTGCCCCTCGGCAGAGTGACGTCGCGGCTGAAATCCTCCGCCCGCAGCACGACCGTGTTGCTTCCTTCCGTGAGCGCGGCCGTAATGTCCGCTTGAAACGGCGTATGCCCTCCTTCATGCATGGCCACCAAATGCCCGTTCACCCACACTTTGGCCATATAATCCACGGCACCGAAATGAAGCACGATCCGTTTCCCGTTCCAGTTCTGCGGGATTTCAAACGTTCTGCGGTACCATACCACATCATGAAAAGAAGGATCTCCAATGCCGCTCAGCCTGCTTTGGAACGTAAAGGGGACGTTGATCTTCCGTGTAAAGGAAGCCATCGCTTCCGCCCGATACCACCCTTCATCCTCGCCGATGGTTTCATCATCAAAACGGAAATCCCATTCGCCATTGAGGGTTAACCACTCTTTGCGCTGAAACTGGGGTCTCGGATATTCGTTGCGAACCGGTTGTGTCTTGCTAACTTCTGTCAACATGATGCAACTCACTCCTAATTATTTAATCTCTCTATCTGCTCGTTTGAACGTCTAGCCTTTGATCGAACCCACATAAACGCCTTTCACAAAATACTTTTGCAGGAAAGGATACACCAGCAATATAGGCACGGTCGAAACTACTATTGCGCAATATTTAACCAACTCCCGGAAAGCCGTCGAGCTCTGAGCACTGTTAATGACAACCCCGCCCGCGCTGCCGATCGTGGTGGCCGTCGAATCATTAGCGACCAGGATTTCCTTCATCAGCAGCTGTAACGGGAACAATTCCCTATCCTTCAGCAGGACCATCGCGTTAAACCAGGAGTTCCAATTCCCGACCAGATAATACAGGAAGATAACGGCCAGCGTGGCTTTCGACAGTGGCAGGATGACCGTGATCAGAATATTGGCCTGGCTCGCGCCGTCAATCAATGCCGCTTCTTCCAGCTCTCTCGGAATCGATTGGAATCCGGTTCTTAAAATGATGATGTTCCAAGTGCTTAAAGCGGTCGGCAGAATCATCGCCCACAGATTGTTGTACAAGCCGATGTCCTTCATTAACAGGAACCAGGGAATCAGCCCTCCGCCAAAAAACATGGTGATCGTAATTAAAATCATGATAAAATTTTTGAAATACAAGTCCCGCCTGGAGAGCACGTATGCGCCTAATATCGTCATGACCATATTGACCAAGGTGCCCAGTCCAACATAAATGATCGTATTCATGTACCCCTTCAGCAGGCTGTTGTCTTTAAACACCAGCTTGTAACCGTCGAGTGTGAACCCCAGCGGCTTTAACAATACCCCTTTATGGGCCATCAAGGCGCTGGGATCGCTGACGGAAGCAAAGAAGATATGCAATATGGGATAAAAACAAACCAACGTTAATGCGGTTAACAGCGTATAGTTCGTGAAGTCGAACACGCGGTCCCCTATGCTTTTATGCTTCCTTCTTCGTTTCACTTTGAGTTGCTTGATATCCTCCATAGCCTTCCCTCTCTCTTACCATAAGCTGGATTCAGATCTGCGCTTCACGATGGTATTTGTCATCCATAACAGCCCGAAGTTCACGATGGAGCTTATTAATCCGACGGCTGTGGAATAACTTAGGCTCGCTTCCCTCAAGCCCCTTCGGTAAACATAGGAGGCGATGACATCCGCCGTATCATAGATCAAAGGATTATAGAGCAGGATAATTTTCTCGTAGCCGGAGGCCATCAATCCGCCGATCGCAAAGATAAACAGGATGATGATGACCGGACTGATCTGAGGCAGCGTAATGTACCACATTTTTTTCACCCTGCCGACCCCGTCGATATCGGCCGCTTCATATAATGATGGATCGATGGAGCTCATCGCAGCCAGATAAATGATGCTGTCCCATCCGATGCTCTGCCAGATTCCGGAAAAGGTATAAATCGGCCGGAACAAATTGGAATACCCGAGAAGGGATGAGTAGTCTTTTCCCGTTATGAACGAAAGCAGCTGCGTAACGACACCTTCATTGGCCGTAAAGATGTGAATGATCCCGCACACAACCACCAGTGAAATAAAATGCGGCATATACGTAATGGTTTGAACGGTCCGCTTAAACTTGGAAGAACGAACTTCGTTCAGCAGCAATGCCAAGATGAT
Above is a window of Paenibacillus sp. FSL K6-1330 DNA encoding:
- a CDS encoding sugar-binding domain-containing protein; translated protein: MTELTLPRSEYPRPQWVRPEWINLNGAWQFEIDHGKSGKERGFHEPGHDLSGTITVPFCPESKLSGVEYKDFMAAVWYKRDFTVPEEWKGSILLHFGAVDYETEVWVNGVSVGMHRGGYTPFSFDITSHVIPGKNVITVCAEDDVRSGRQPRGKQSGRFHSHGCDYTRTTGIWQTVWLERVPEAYLSDMKIVGDPDNACAHLEVKICGNAVGHKLSASALYEGKPVGNASAVVSGPSVKLTIPLAEVHLWEVGQARLYDLELTLQGRDQVSDKVQSYFGLRTVMLDGMAFRINGKSVFQRLVLDQGFYQDGVYTAPSDEDLRKDIEISMGLGFNGARLHEKMFEPRFLYWADRLGYLVWGEHANWGLDITTTEGLSHFLPEWLEGMERDFNHPALIGWCPFNETWDRDGAKQNNEVLRIVYEVSKKMDPTRPVIDTSGNFHVVTDIFDIHDYDQNPETFKERYEPMKNGGEVYNSFPNRQQYEGQPYFISEYGGIWWNPDQKDEKSWGYGDRPTSEEAFLTRYAGLTNVLLDHPKMFGFCYTQLYDVEQEVNGLYTYDRRPKFDPEVIRRINSRKAAIED
- a CDS encoding carbohydrate ABC transporter permease, which codes for MEDIKQLKVKRRRKHKSIGDRVFDFTNYTLLTALTLVCFYPILHIFFASVSDPSALMAHKGVLLKPLGFTLDGYKLVFKDNSLLKGYMNTIIYVGLGTLVNMVMTILGAYVLSRRDLYFKNFIMILITITMFFGGGLIPWFLLMKDIGLYNNLWAMILPTALSTWNIIILRTGFQSIPRELEEAALIDGASQANILITVILPLSKATLAVIFLYYLVGNWNSWFNAMVLLKDRELFPLQLLMKEILVANDSTATTIGSAGGVVINSAQSSTAFRELVKYCAIVVSTVPILLVYPFLQKYFVKGVYVGSIKG
- a CDS encoding sugar-binding domain-containing protein, translating into MLTEVSKTQPVRNEYPRPQFQRKEWLTLNGEWDFRFDDETIGEDEGWYRAEAMASFTRKINVPFTFQSRLSGIGDPSFHDVVWYRRTFEIPQNWNGKRIVLHFGAVDYMAKVWVNGHLVAMHEGGHTPFQADITAALTEGSNTVVLRAEDFSRDVTLPRGKQYWLEHSASIFYTRTTGIWQSVWIEPVSPVHLSKAMMTPDIDRNEIRIRTFLDGYKSTEDFKLQITISYKGELVAEDQYTIRNAEQLRTIGLSDFTDHGLGRLWSPEFPNLYTIEFRVVQDGNVVDQVSSYFGMRKVSIENGKLCLNNRPYFQRLVLDQGYFPEGILTAPSDEALKRDVELAKEMGFNGVRKHQKTEDPRFLYWCDQLGLLLWSEAANAYEYSESYVRRFTAEWQEIIERDYNHPCIVTWVPLNESWGVPNVQMDKRQQQHGLAMYHLTKSLDDSRPVVYNDGWEHMTTDLVTIHDYESRQEVLEERYATAASAVEAMPANRRIFVGGASYEGQPILVSEFGGIAFKKSDWEGWGYSGAENEEDFLIRLKAVVDPMFSSPVIQGYCYTQLTDVEQEINGLLTYDRKPKAPLETIRNIMTGK
- a CDS encoding ABC transporter permease subunit produces the protein MEILRKNREIDHVRTPSEPKNAKRLIQKDLKKNWFVYLMALPVVAWFIIFCYGPMWGVMIAFKDFKPLLGFADSDWVGFKHFIDFFSGPYFWRVVKNTLLLNVWGIVFGFTAPIILALLLNEVRSSKFKRTVQTITYMPHFISLVVVCGIIHIFTANEGVVTQLLSFITGKDYSSLLGYSNLFRPIYTFSGIWQSIGWDSIIYLAAMSSIDPSLYEAADIDGVGRVKKMWYITLPQISPVIIILFIFAIGGLMASGYEKIILLYNPLIYDTADVIASYVYRRGLREASLSYSTAVGLISSIVNFGLLWMTNTIVKRRSESSLW
- a CDS encoding family 43 glycosylhydrolase, whose amino-acid sequence is MKVNYRNKLLLTICAFLILPIGQATHAATLQNNFYNVVMQEGADPWVYKHTDGFYYFTKTTGGNVTIWKSAQLTTIDAAPTTVVETGCCSIWAPELHYINGAWYIYYAKDDGDNVNHRMYVMENTSADPMQGTWQYKGQITDPTNKWAIDGTVLQTGGQLYFIWSGWEGDTNVRQNLYIARMSNPWTIDSNRVEIARPTHSWETNHSPHVNEGPQVMVRNGLINLVYSASGSWTNDYCLGLITASTTSDLLNPASWSKRSQPIFKSGNGLYGPGHHSFTKSPDGTEDWMLYHVAKYNNAGWNREVRMQKFTWHADHTPNLGVPVNPNAPITLPSGEAAHIRYEGEEGTFGGIAYASQSPNGSGGMKAGHIDTRESYVEFKVHAASAGEYILLARTANGTAGGNWSHLMLSVNAGTASKFHITNKGWENWGLSTARVQLKAGVNTIRFSKGEGYGEIDFFDIKPPN
- a CDS encoding aldose 1-epimerase — translated: MEGTNAYEGVYHNERAVYLRAGGYEAIMLPDIGGNLISFRDLDKGYRFLHEPTSEEMPGFKARPMIHGIPVLFPPNRYKDGQFRWNGKVHQLPVNEEATGHHLHGFLYNIPWEVDEYGHSGQEAYVTVSVHVDEQHPVFQSFPFRFHIQLRYGLSRQGLSQRVTITNTGQEAMPCLLAFHTSINAPFTNGGDARDYRLKLTVGKRWELDGRMLPTGSYQELSANEQVMQGAGVYPFFESMDNHYTAVAQNGRNRMELTDRAEKLMLVYDVGTSYKQWMIWNNEATEGFFCPEPQINLVNAPNMDMEVEEIGCFSLEPNEIWEETSRLYVKESRG